The following are encoded together in the Methanosarcina flavescens genome:
- the cmr3 gene encoding type III-B CRISPR module-associated protein Cmr3 codes for MLIKIDPLDTIFFRDGKPFSMGEDTWGNCIFPPSPSVIYGAIRTVYFSNHIDLLEKANTEEDPTNNLVIKGIYFLDNLENKNTLYLPLPLDLVQKKDVEAEMENEVNLLSLVELKLKSSCPTSHVLKGDQGVQAIDNGLISGELLKGYLSCNSKNFSILRLNSRVITEPKIGIGLSGETHTADESKIYRVGMKRLKNLSFLVEFEGLEIPEKGLLKLGGEGKAASYEKISEQLINCNYSEKNLNKDIEKFKLYLSTPAIFHQGWLPSWIDMNSLEGKYKNLKFKLLTASIGKYQNIGGFDLKQKKPKPMWRATPAGSVYYFKIIEGDIKEIYSLFNKQSISDEYAKQGFGITFVGKVNE; via the coding sequence ATGCTGATAAAAATTGATCCTTTGGACACAATTTTTTTTAGAGATGGAAAACCATTTTCTATGGGAGAAGACACTTGGGGAAATTGCATATTCCCGCCTTCTCCCTCAGTAATATATGGCGCTATAAGGACTGTTTATTTTTCAAATCACATTGACCTACTTGAAAAAGCAAACACTGAAGAAGACCCTACTAACAATCTGGTTATAAAAGGAATTTACTTCCTAGACAATTTAGAAAATAAGAATACCCTGTATTTACCATTACCTCTTGACTTGGTCCAAAAAAAAGATGTAGAAGCTGAGATGGAAAATGAAGTAAACCTCCTTTCTCTTGTTGAGCTAAAACTGAAAAGTTCCTGTCCTACTTCTCATGTTTTGAAAGGAGATCAAGGAGTACAAGCTATTGATAATGGTCTGATAAGTGGGGAATTATTGAAAGGGTATCTATCTTGTAATAGCAAAAATTTTTCCATTCTACGATTGAATTCGAGAGTTATTACTGAGCCGAAGATAGGTATAGGCTTGAGCGGAGAGACCCACACAGCCGATGAATCTAAAATATACAGGGTGGGTATGAAAAGACTAAAAAATCTCAGCTTTTTGGTTGAATTTGAGGGTCTGGAGATTCCTGAGAAGGGCTTGCTAAAATTAGGGGGAGAAGGTAAAGCTGCTTCTTACGAAAAAATTTCGGAGCAATTAATAAATTGTAATTATTCTGAAAAGAATCTCAATAAAGATATTGAAAAATTCAAATTATATTTGTCAACTCCTGCAATCTTCCACCAAGGATGGCTCCCCTCTTGGATAGATATGAATAGTTTAGAAGGTAAGTACAAAAATTTGAAATTTAAGTTGTTGACGGCTTCAATCGGAAAATATCAGAACATTGGAGGCTTTGACCTTAAACAGAAGAAACCCAAACCTATGTGGAGGGCTACTCCTGCTGGGAGTGTTTATTACTTTAAAATTATCGAAGGAGATATCAAGGAAATTTATTCTTTGTTCAATAAACAATCAATTTCAGACGAGTATGCTAAACAGGGATTTGGTATAACATTTGTTGGAAAAGTAAATGAATAA
- a CDS encoding class I SAM-dependent methyltransferase, whose amino-acid sequence MPLNPITYLLFLIDVARKKQFEKPLHGDKESLRFATPEPIARYRAQRLRAKTLADISCGIGGQTVFFAQQCGFVYAVEIDPKKIEYAKQNCAMYGLSNVKFICGDALDPKIIEQIPAVDVIFSDPFRPAEESKRQVSSLEPGIPNVLAAYGEKTRNFAFEAPPQMPPERIPFDCEKEYISLDGQLNRLTLYFGGLKQHDRMAVALPAGEGLVSKYGMLPQIKETDKMKLCAYEPEPSVVAAELLPELVESMMQVAGPFMGVFELFRVDKKRLLLTSDALIKQAMIKNHYLVLKVCPFEPKEINKFLKDRNIGNVVLRAGVKPEDYWKVRNEVEKGLEGNKTVHLFVKGRTAILCEVIFNE is encoded by the coding sequence TTGCCTTTAAATCCCATAACCTATCTACTATTCCTGATCGACGTGGCAAGGAAAAAGCAATTTGAGAAGCCCCTGCATGGGGATAAGGAAAGCCTTCGCTTTGCGACCCCTGAGCCCATTGCCCGCTACAGGGCGCAGCGCCTGAGAGCAAAAACTCTTGCTGATATCAGTTGCGGGATAGGAGGACAGACTGTTTTTTTTGCACAGCAGTGCGGGTTCGTGTATGCAGTGGAAATCGACCCAAAGAAAATCGAGTATGCAAAACAGAACTGCGCAATGTACGGGCTCAGCAACGTTAAATTCATTTGCGGGGACGCCCTTGACCCGAAAATAATAGAGCAAATCCCGGCTGTTGATGTGATATTTTCGGATCCTTTCCGCCCGGCTGAAGAAAGCAAAAGGCAGGTCTCAAGCCTTGAGCCGGGAATTCCGAATGTGCTGGCTGCGTATGGGGAAAAGACCAGGAATTTCGCTTTTGAAGCTCCTCCCCAGATGCCGCCTGAAAGGATTCCTTTTGACTGCGAAAAAGAATACATCTCACTGGATGGGCAGCTCAACCGGCTTACCCTTTACTTTGGCGGGCTGAAACAGCATGACCGCATGGCTGTGGCTCTGCCTGCAGGGGAAGGGTTGGTTTCAAAATACGGGATGCTTCCACAGATAAAAGAAACCGATAAGATGAAACTCTGTGCCTATGAACCAGAGCCGTCGGTGGTTGCAGCCGAACTGCTGCCTGAACTTGTGGAATCCATGATGCAGGTGGCAGGGCCGTTTATGGGGGTTTTCGAACTCTTCAGGGTTGACAAGAAAAGGCTTCTATTAACCTCGGATGCCCTGATAAAGCAGGCGATGATCAAAAATCACTATCTTGTGCTTAAAGTCTGTCCTTTTGAACCAAAAGAGATTAACAAATTCCTTAAAGACCGGAATATAGGAAACGTTGTGCTCAGGGCAGGCGTAAAACCCGAAGATTACTGGAAAGTCCGGAATGAGGTTGAGAAAGGTCTCGAAGGAAATAAAACCGTGCATCTCTTTGTAAAAGGCAGAACTGCAATCCTTTGTGAAG
- the cas10 gene encoding type III-B CRISPR-associated protein Cas10/Cmr2 yields the protein MSQFLFLFTIGPVQSYISQARKTQDLYAGSFLLSHLSDAAIDELSRLVDSCDIIFPDKEIDSKPSRFIAKIECEDPEKIGSELCNFVQNEYRKICGDIVVKLNLNIPDGFGQQIDNLLDLHWIALDFKEGDYASKFSELESYLGAVKNIRRFQQFQESGRKCSLCGERNVLFYGGDEKRAYVQDAKKVTHVSNKFISDGEGLCAVCLSKRFAGEHFKKKYQRNYPSTAEIALMDTLSKLDSSLLKEYKSFFGKDFDEQLYFKDNLTKKYFEKNGIKADPEVSLEKLAKITNTAEQMGLKFSNYYALLCLDGDNMGKWLSGEFLEDKGKSELERFHSYLTEKLGRYANEVKNIVDSEVNPKGKLVYSGGDDVLAFINLNYLLPVMKELRKNFPAFEEFSYIKQGKKSSASCGVCIAHYKTPLQEVLSWARKMEHEAKSIDGNNEKDAFAIAVLKRSGEIHKTVFKWKYGTFDTIEVLEELINLLRSPNSSGNPSFSDSFVKKLNEEFNLLMDENGNYSEFKLLKTEIKRLISRSCMMVKKTGETETDFYTRKEQTIEDITEKLYALARESKSLENFLSLLNTAVFIERGSN from the coding sequence ATGAGTCAATTTCTTTTTCTTTTTACAATAGGACCGGTTCAATCTTATATTTCCCAAGCCAGAAAAACACAGGATCTTTACGCAGGAAGCTTCCTATTATCACATCTATCAGATGCAGCGATAGATGAATTGAGTAGATTAGTCGACTCATGCGATATAATATTCCCAGATAAAGAGATAGATTCTAAACCAAGTCGTTTTATTGCCAAAATTGAATGTGAAGATCCTGAAAAAATTGGCTCTGAATTGTGCAACTTTGTCCAAAATGAATACAGGAAAATATGCGGAGATATAGTTGTAAAATTAAATTTAAATATTCCAGATGGTTTTGGCCAGCAAATAGACAATTTATTGGACTTACACTGGATTGCATTGGACTTTAAAGAAGGAGATTATGCTTCAAAATTTAGTGAGCTTGAAAGTTATTTAGGAGCAGTAAAAAATATACGCCGTTTTCAACAATTTCAAGAATCTGGCAGAAAATGCTCACTATGTGGTGAAAGAAACGTACTCTTTTATGGTGGTGACGAGAAGAGAGCATATGTTCAAGATGCGAAAAAAGTAACCCACGTTTCTAACAAATTTATTAGTGATGGAGAGGGTCTATGTGCAGTGTGCCTTTCCAAACGCTTTGCTGGCGAACATTTTAAGAAAAAATATCAGAGAAATTATCCATCAACGGCTGAAATTGCATTAATGGATACACTCTCAAAACTTGATTCCTCGCTATTAAAAGAGTATAAGAGTTTTTTTGGTAAAGACTTTGATGAACAGCTGTACTTTAAAGATAATTTGACTAAAAAATACTTTGAAAAAAATGGAATTAAAGCCGATCCAGAAGTTAGCTTGGAAAAATTAGCTAAAATCACAAACACTGCAGAACAAATGGGATTAAAATTTTCAAACTATTATGCTTTGCTTTGTCTTGATGGAGATAACATGGGGAAGTGGCTCTCTGGAGAATTTTTGGAAGACAAGGGGAAATCAGAACTTGAGAGATTTCATAGTTATCTGACGGAAAAACTTGGTAGATATGCAAATGAAGTAAAAAACATTGTTGATTCAGAAGTTAATCCAAAAGGTAAACTGGTTTATTCAGGTGGGGATGATGTTCTTGCTTTTATCAACCTTAATTATTTGTTACCTGTAATGAAAGAATTAAGGAAGAACTTCCCAGCATTTGAAGAATTTTCTTACATAAAACAAGGAAAAAAATCATCGGCTTCATGTGGTGTTTGCATTGCTCATTACAAAACGCCCCTTCAGGAAGTCCTTTCATGGGCAAGAAAAATGGAACATGAGGCGAAGTCGATTGATGGCAATAATGAGAAAGACGCGTTTGCAATTGCTGTGCTCAAAAGATCTGGAGAAATACACAAAACTGTATTCAAATGGAAGTATGGAACTTTCGATACTATCGAAGTTTTAGAAGAATTAATTAACCTTTTAAGATCCCCAAATTCTTCAGGAAATCCATCCTTTTCAGATAGTTTTGTAAAAAAACTAAATGAAGAATTTAATTTATTAATGGATGAAAATGGCAACTATTCCGAGTTTAAACTGCTCAAGACTGAGATTAAAAGATTAATAAGTAGGTCCTGTATGATGGTTAAGAAAACAGGAGAAACAGAAACAGATTTTTACACCAGAAAAGAGCAAACAATTGAAGATATAACAGAGAAGTTATATGCATTAGCTAGAGAAAGCAAATCTTTGGAGAACTTCCTGTCTCTTTTAAATACTGCGGTTTTTATTGAACGGGGGTCTAATTAA
- a CDS encoding TIGR02710 family CRISPR-associated CARF protein yields the protein MKVLVMTVGGSCAPLVTSIRQNRPDIIHFLCSENSKKSIDGEGKVCGKDPENPDQPNVLTQCGIAENEKNKRFFIHLIRNEDSLNDCYVDSLKILNEILRDNINTEIIVDYTGGTKSMSGGLAVASHDFCGIKLCVVSGKRNDLIKVQDGTQRIKLTQANFAFLNRQFEQVKKLIDRYDYVGALTIFDEIIMVPDIPEDFDKKIQRLFLFSRAYLAWDHFDHVKAWELLYQNRGVAPENIMFLEAVVNSRIRFDEGLNNCKVEGISLSPKGCGYELVEDLVLNAERRASQGRYDDAVGRLYRAMEMLVQIHLCNNYSIDTGDVDLERLPEALKVEYEARKGANGKVEIGLRNSYELLNKLNSEDELGKLYIRSQKKLINSLSIRNKSLFAHGMTPISNEQYEIFYEAFVKEVLDPFLNTLGKRYVKRNQFATAEKLLEKI from the coding sequence ATGAAAGTACTCGTTATGACAGTAGGAGGCTCTTGTGCCCCTCTAGTTACGTCAATCCGACAAAATAGGCCTGATATAATACATTTTCTCTGTTCAGAAAATAGTAAGAAAAGTATTGATGGAGAGGGAAAAGTTTGCGGAAAGGATCCGGAGAATCCAGATCAGCCGAATGTATTAACACAATGTGGGATAGCTGAAAATGAGAAAAACAAACGGTTTTTCATTCATCTTATTAGAAACGAAGACAGTTTAAATGACTGCTATGTAGATAGCCTTAAAATTCTAAACGAGATCTTGCGGGATAATATAAACACTGAAATAATTGTGGATTATACAGGCGGAACGAAATCAATGTCTGGAGGACTTGCTGTAGCATCTCATGATTTTTGTGGTATTAAGCTTTGTGTAGTATCAGGTAAGAGAAATGATCTTATAAAAGTTCAGGATGGAACTCAGCGAATAAAATTAACTCAGGCAAATTTTGCTTTTCTCAATAGGCAATTTGAACAGGTTAAAAAATTAATAGACAGATACGACTATGTGGGAGCTTTAACTATTTTTGACGAGATCATTATGGTTCCTGACATTCCAGAAGATTTCGATAAAAAAATCCAAAGGCTTTTTTTGTTTTCAAGAGCTTATTTAGCTTGGGATCATTTTGATCACGTTAAAGCATGGGAACTATTGTACCAAAACCGTGGAGTTGCTCCTGAAAATATTATGTTTTTAGAGGCTGTGGTGAATAGTAGAATCAGATTTGATGAAGGGTTGAATAATTGTAAAGTTGAGGGAATTAGCTTATCCCCAAAGGGTTGTGGGTATGAACTCGTTGAGGATCTTGTATTGAATGCAGAGCGACGGGCAAGTCAAGGCAGATACGATGATGCTGTCGGAAGGCTGTACCGAGCAATGGAAATGCTTGTGCAGATTCATTTATGTAATAACTATTCGATCGATACTGGGGATGTAGATCTTGAAAGGCTTCCAGAAGCATTAAAGGTAGAATACGAAGCCAGAAAAGGAGCAAATGGGAAGGTAGAAATAGGACTTCGAAATAGTTATGAACTTTTGAATAAGCTAAACTCAGAAGATGAACTGGGGAAGCTTTATATCAGAAGCCAGAAGAAACTAATTAATTCTCTTTCCATCCGCAATAAATCGCTATTCGCACATGGAATGACCCCAATTTCCAATGAACAATACGAAATATTCTATGAAGCTTTTGTGAAAGAGGTTCTTGATCCTTTTCTCAATACTTTAGGGAAAAGGTACGTTAAAAGAAACCAATTTGCGACTGCAGAAAAACTATTGGAAAAAATCTAA
- the cmr4 gene encoding type III-B CRISPR module RAMP protein Cmr4, giving the protein MFKRVRPFFLTVETPLHAGSGTDLGVVDLPIQRERHTGFPKFEGSGLKGGIREAFETNHAEIKVNSQEVKISDKDVISLVFGPENGDDHGSAIGFTDARLLLFPVKSMKGVFAWITCPKVLGRFITDLSLANVQGIPKLPEENTVPDDCKLLFEGNKVILEEYTFEVKMDEKCSKFAHWLSKNVIPKGQIFNYWTQKLQKDLVILSDDDFKDFVNLSTEVITRVKINNETGTVQTGALFTEEYLPSETILYSLILTSPIFVGKDKNKKVFAKNNGKNEEDLVMEYFIKGLPPVIQLGGNSTIGKGIVRTRIMDL; this is encoded by the coding sequence ATGTTCAAAAGAGTAAGGCCTTTTTTCTTGACTGTAGAAACCCCTCTCCATGCTGGAAGTGGTACTGACCTTGGTGTTGTAGACTTACCCATTCAAAGAGAAAGACATACCGGGTTTCCTAAATTTGAGGGCTCCGGTTTAAAAGGAGGGATAAGAGAAGCATTTGAAACTAATCATGCTGAAATAAAAGTAAATTCTCAGGAGGTCAAAATATCAGATAAAGATGTTATTTCACTGGTTTTTGGGCCGGAAAATGGAGATGATCATGGATCTGCAATTGGTTTTACAGACGCTAGGCTTTTACTCTTCCCAGTGAAATCAATGAAAGGAGTTTTTGCATGGATTACATGTCCAAAGGTATTAGGGCGTTTTATTACTGATCTCAGTCTAGCTAATGTCCAAGGAATTCCAAAATTGCCAGAAGAGAATACAGTTCCAGATGACTGTAAATTATTATTTGAGGGGAATAAGGTCATCTTAGAAGAATACACTTTTGAAGTGAAAATGGATGAGAAATGCTCAAAGTTTGCTCACTGGCTTTCAAAGAATGTGATTCCAAAGGGTCAGATTTTCAATTACTGGACACAAAAACTGCAAAAAGATCTTGTTATTTTGAGTGACGATGATTTTAAAGATTTTGTAAATCTTTCAACTGAAGTGATTACAAGAGTCAAGATCAATAACGAAACTGGAACTGTCCAAACAGGCGCTTTGTTCACTGAAGAATACCTTCCAAGTGAAACTATTCTTTACTCTCTGATTTTAACAAGTCCCATTTTTGTAGGTAAAGACAAAAACAAAAAAGTTTTTGCAAAAAATAACGGGAAAAATGAAGAAGATTTGGTGATGGAGTACTTTATCAAAGGACTACCTCCTGTAATCCAGCTGGGAGGAAACTCTACTATTGGCAAAGGAATTGTCAGAACCAGAATAATGGATCTCTAA
- the cmr5 gene encoding type III-B CRISPR module-associated protein Cmr5, whose protein sequence is MSEISTRKGLEQGRAKFAYEKALEGSKEERKKEYKAYVRKIPTLIKTNGLGETFAFVKAKKVKRAEETDKPGYAYYLIYDQTSQWLKESGFLKQEKDLVEWIISLDSPTYRAVTNEVLSLFKWLSRFSEGLIEGEPEDEKQV, encoded by the coding sequence ATGAGTGAAATAAGTACAAGAAAAGGGCTTGAGCAGGGAAGAGCGAAATTTGCATATGAGAAAGCTTTGGAAGGGAGCAAAGAAGAAAGAAAAAAAGAGTATAAAGCCTACGTAAGAAAGATACCAACATTGATTAAGACTAATGGACTGGGTGAAACTTTTGCTTTTGTAAAAGCAAAGAAAGTCAAAAGGGCTGAAGAAACTGATAAGCCGGGCTATGCCTATTATTTAATATATGACCAGACTTCTCAGTGGTTAAAAGAAAGTGGGTTTTTAAAACAAGAAAAAGATCTGGTAGAATGGATAATTTCACTTGATTCTCCAACTTATCGCGCTGTCACAAACGAGGTTTTATCCCTCTTTAAATGGCTTTCTCGTTTTTCAGAAGGACTAATTGAAGGAGAACCCGAAGATGAAAAGCAAGTCTAA
- the cmr1 gene encoding type III-B CRISPR module RAMP protein Cmr1: MEIEKIKCKIITPLLMTGADGRTPELRPPSIKGMMRFWWRAVNGHLSLEELKKRESDLFGASNEKVGKSKIRIRIQSGELDQGNYFLLPHKNMGRVKVISPNQDLSIILSSYSNIQDYSDILNLCLILGGFGKRSRRGFGSLEPEDINLEIEDILELINRVGSSNYDMKGEKIVLKESFLQESQYPYLKEVIFGGEYEKWEEVLESIGTASSKCCNRSLGFTSSKGRLASPIYVSVLKNSNGRYFPIISTLNTVFNKDSTKKANFSVQDKLVQDKFKAMIL, translated from the coding sequence TTGGAAATAGAAAAAATAAAATGTAAAATTATTACTCCTCTTCTCATGACTGGGGCAGATGGTCGTACTCCAGAGTTAAGACCTCCTTCAATTAAAGGTATGATGAGATTCTGGTGGAGAGCTGTAAACGGACATTTGTCCCTTGAAGAATTAAAAAAGAGGGAATCTGATCTTTTTGGTGCGAGCAATGAAAAAGTAGGAAAATCCAAGATCAGGATTCGGATCCAAAGTGGGGAATTAGACCAAGGCAATTACTTCTTGCTACCTCATAAGAATATGGGACGTGTTAAGGTTATATCTCCTAATCAAGATCTTTCAATAATTTTATCGAGCTATTCTAATATTCAAGATTATAGCGATATTTTAAACCTATGTCTTATTTTGGGCGGATTTGGTAAAAGGTCTCGGCGAGGTTTTGGGAGTTTAGAGCCCGAGGATATCAATCTTGAAATTGAAGATATCTTAGAATTAATCAATCGTGTAGGCTCGAGCAATTATGACATGAAGGGTGAGAAGATAGTTTTAAAGGAAAGCTTCCTCCAAGAGTCTCAATACCCCTATTTAAAAGAAGTAATTTTTGGAGGAGAATATGAGAAGTGGGAGGAAGTACTTGAGAGTATAGGAACAGCTTCAAGCAAATGTTGTAATCGCTCTTTAGGATTTACTTCATCTAAAGGCAGGCTTGCTTCACCAATATATGTATCAGTATTGAAAAACTCAAATGGAAGGTATTTCCCAATTATCTCAACTTTGAACACAGTCTTTAATAAAGATTCTACTAAAAAAGCGAACTTCTCGGTTCAGGATAAGCTGGTTCAGGATAAGTTCAAGGCGATGATATTATGA
- a CDS encoding hydrolase, with protein sequence MSSQIQTQECCPRFDPVPWDGKLFEWNNKRFIKDSVTTQFYMPLNFGEVITRMSEKVTRAGAEMPDWLCLSDHTSESNMDLYLAVDKEVDGAENVTLSGKFLSKVYEGDFEKTAEWCSDFENYAKSKGLAVKKWYMWYTTCPACAEKYGKNYVVIISEVE encoded by the coding sequence ATGAGCAGCCAAATTCAGACTCAGGAATGTTGTCCTCGATTCGACCCCGTCCCCTGGGACGGAAAACTCTTTGAATGGAACAATAAAAGATTCATCAAAGATTCGGTTACCACACAGTTTTATATGCCTCTAAATTTTGGAGAGGTAATAACAAGGATGAGCGAGAAAGTCACCAGGGCTGGTGCAGAAATGCCGGATTGGCTCTGCCTGTCAGACCATACCTCGGAAAGCAATATGGACCTTTACTTGGCTGTCGATAAAGAAGTTGACGGCGCCGAAAACGTAACACTCAGCGGGAAATTTCTGAGCAAAGTGTATGAGGGAGATTTCGAGAAGACTGCAGAATGGTGCAGCGACTTTGAAAATTATGCAAAAAGTAAAGGGCTTGCAGTCAAAAAATGGTATATGTGGTACACCACCTGTCCCGCCTGTGCTGAAAAATATGGGAAGAATTATGTTGTAATTATTTCTGAAGTGGAATAA
- the cmr6 gene encoding type III-B CRISPR module RAMP protein Cmr6, which translates to MKSKSKSTHPNSNGKKRTENNSRKNRRNNEYFEYIMPSDTRKLIEGNIGSIDNYALKLNKASPFDYKEEKFKLFEKDKKDVLINIEPNFSGINFSALSDRYRDSLKKLGLEVKSGIYKIDWKLAIGLGNESVYETSIKLHHIYGIPYIPGSSIKGAIRSHIILEKFGKDKNGNLDLKKAEARALEDQEFCDIFGCPKESLYEESRQGKVIFFDALPLSKPKIEPEIMNPHFSEYYSDSSNTVPPADYHDPKPIFFLVVKDTKFEFTVGSKNTNLLSVAYDWMNKTLKEHGIGAKTSVGYGYFEENIDLESTIKNV; encoded by the coding sequence ATGAAAAGCAAGTCTAAGTCCACTCATCCTAATTCCAATGGAAAAAAACGTACTGAAAATAATTCTAGGAAAAACAGGCGCAACAATGAGTATTTTGAATATATCATGCCCTCGGATACTAGAAAGTTAATTGAGGGAAATATTGGCTCAATTGACAATTATGCTTTAAAATTAAACAAAGCCTCTCCTTTTGACTATAAAGAGGAGAAATTTAAGCTTTTTGAAAAGGATAAGAAAGATGTCTTGATAAACATCGAACCCAATTTTTCTGGCATAAACTTTTCGGCTCTTTCAGATAGATATAGAGACAGCCTCAAAAAATTAGGTTTAGAAGTTAAATCAGGCATCTATAAAATTGATTGGAAACTTGCAATTGGTCTTGGGAATGAATCCGTTTATGAAACATCGATAAAGCTTCATCACATATATGGCATCCCATACATTCCTGGAAGTTCAATTAAGGGCGCTATTCGAAGTCATATAATTTTAGAGAAATTCGGTAAAGATAAAAATGGAAACCTTGATTTAAAAAAGGCTGAAGCTCGTGCATTAGAAGATCAAGAATTCTGTGATATATTCGGGTGTCCAAAAGAGAGTTTATATGAAGAAAGCAGGCAGGGAAAAGTGATATTTTTTGATGCTTTACCCTTATCCAAACCTAAAATTGAACCTGAAATAATGAACCCTCATTTTTCTGAATACTATTCTGATAGTTCAAACACGGTACCTCCTGCTGATTATCACGATCCAAAGCCCATATTCTTTTTAGTTGTGAAAGATACGAAATTTGAATTTACAGTTGGATCAAAAAACACAAATTTGTTATCAGTTGCCTACGATTGGATGAATAAAACTCTCAAAGAACATGGTATTGGGGCTAAAACTTCTGTTGGATACGGGTACTTCGAGGAAAATATTGATTTAGAATCTACTATAAAAAATGTTTAA